A region from the Pseudochaenichthys georgianus unplaced genomic scaffold, fPseGeo1.2 scaffold_1702_arrow_ctg1, whole genome shotgun sequence genome encodes:
- the LOC117441469 gene encoding protein FAM13A-like, with protein sequence MFCFCLQSSLLKLRALEGEGGPSPGSSPDESPPPLGSKGQKSPPSPGETGGGETLALCHSPPATDENSPPEPLAPLSPTGEEGGGALLQLLSGGPGPLPSPRCLTHSLRFNSDPEAAPSPPCSQQYMCRALDRVDVSEDPGSPSVSFLTRQIQALKKKVRRFEDQFEQDMKYKPTHNDKYSNPEMIRVMGELASARKRLKEMRLRQSVFELKDPDPQSCSGAGQQGAPESPEETVESLFRRLREKRQALNLPDNMKDMTQAQMVLEKITLQKCLLYFESVHGRPGVRPERVLVKPLYDRYQMIKRLLCVSPTITTI encoded by the exons ATGTTCTGTTTCTGCCTGCAGAGCTCCCTGCTGAAGCTCCGGGCtctggagggggagggggggccgTCGCCGGGATCCTCCCCCGACGAGAGCCCCCCTCCTCTGGGCAGCAAGGGGCAGAAGAGCCCCCCCAGCCCGGGGgagacaggggggggggagacactGGCTCTCTGCCACAGCCCCCCCGCCACTGACGAGAACAGCCCCCCAG AGCCCCTCGCCCCCCTCAGCCCTACAGgtgaggaaggggggggggcgctCCTCCAGCTGTTATCGGGGGGGCCAGGCCCGCTGCCCTCCCCCCGCTGTCTCACCCACAGCCTGAGGTTCAACTCTGACCCAGAGGCAGCGCCCTCCCCCCCCTGCAGCCAGCAGTACAT GTGTCGGGCTCTGGACCGGGTCGATGTCTCGGAGGACCCCGGCTCGCCCTCCGTCTCGTTTCTCACGCGGCAGATTCAGGCCCTGAAGAAGAAAGTCCGTCGCTTCGAGGACCAGTTCGAGCAGGACATGAAGTACAAG CCGACACACAACGATAAATACTCGAACCCCGAGATGATCCGAGTGATGGGGGAGCTGGCCTCGGCTCGCAAGCGGCTGAAAG AGATGAGGCTCAGGCAGTCGGTGTTCGAGCTGAAGGACCCGGACCCTCAGAGCTGTTCGGGGGCCGGCCAGCAGGGGGCGCCGGAGAGCCCGGAGGAGACGGTGGAGTCGCTGTTCAGACGCCTGAGGGAGAAGAGGCAGGCTCTCAACCTGCCAGACAACATGAAG gacatGACGCAGGCTCAGATGGTTCTGGAGAAGATCACTCTTCAGAAGTGTCTTCTTTACTTTGAGAGCGTGCACGGCCGGCCA GGGGTGAGACCGGAGAGGGTGCTGGTGAAGCCGCTCTACGATCGATACCAGATGATCAAACGCCTGCTGTGTGTGAgccccaccatcaccaccatc